Proteins from one Aminivibrio sp. genomic window:
- a CDS encoding pyruvate, water dikinase regulatory protein, whose translation MDALETLTLFIVSDSTGETAEHVALAAISQFDTDFSKIVRYRYVEGPGKIDEVVARAAAVPSIVVCTLVDRQTRSVFAEKTAAAGIPFVDLLGPMVDALEMRLGREPLQAPGLLRKLDEDYFQKIKAVEFAIQCDDGRGTESLPEADLVILGVSRTGKTPLSMYIANKGFKAANIPLIPEVDPPEIIKKIPSSKIVGLIISAERLVQIRQERLRLLGLEPSASAYATRERVERELLAATDYLKSLGARIYDVTDRAVEETAQEILDFLRAR comes from the coding sequence GTGGACGCCCTGGAAACCCTGACCCTCTTTATCGTTTCCGATTCCACCGGCGAGACGGCGGAACATGTGGCCCTCGCAGCCATCAGCCAGTTCGACACCGATTTTTCGAAGATCGTCCGGTACCGGTACGTGGAGGGACCCGGAAAGATAGACGAAGTCGTGGCCCGGGCCGCCGCCGTCCCTTCCATCGTGGTCTGTACCCTGGTGGACCGGCAGACCCGCTCCGTCTTCGCCGAAAAAACAGCCGCAGCGGGAATCCCCTTTGTCGATCTCCTCGGCCCCATGGTGGACGCCCTGGAGATGCGGCTCGGAAGAGAACCCCTCCAGGCGCCTGGGCTGCTCAGGAAGCTGGACGAAGACTACTTCCAGAAGATAAAGGCCGTGGAATTCGCCATCCAGTGCGACGACGGGCGGGGCACCGAGTCCCTGCCCGAGGCGGACCTGGTCATCCTCGGCGTCTCAAGGACGGGAAAGACTCCCCTCTCCATGTACATCGCCAACAAGGGCTTCAAGGCCGCCAACATTCCCCTTATCCCCGAGGTGGATCCTCCGGAGATCATCAAAAAGATACCCTCGTCAAAGATCGTCGGCCTCATCATCTCCGCTGAAAGGCTCGTCCAGATACGGCAGGAGAGGCTCCGGCTCCTCGGCCTTGAACCGTCGGCTTCCGCCTATGCCACCAGAGAGCGGGTGGAGCGGGAGCTGCTGGCCGCTACCGATTATCTCAAGTCGCTGGGCGCCCGCATTTACGATGTGACCGATAGGGCGGTGGAAGAGACCGCCCAGGAGATCCTGGACTTCCTTAGGGCCCGCTGA
- the ybeY gene encoding rRNA maturation RNase YbeY, with protein sequence MKVHLRLDNSEDADPASSPPLGDMLTAADGVLSAALQELALPGILPPSAEISITLLSLEEMEEQNRLHRGLSEPTDVLSFPLWEEDGEFRPEKGMPVLPLGDIVICPEYVRMNAPSEQAFLEEMALMVAHGFLHLLAWDHDTDEGRTAMEAAQEKIRRALLDAVKAGEGSVEK encoded by the coding sequence TTGAAGGTTCACTTGCGTCTCGATAACAGCGAAGACGCCGATCCCGCAAGTAGTCCCCCCTTAGGGGACATGCTGACAGCTGCGGACGGCGTACTTTCGGCCGCCCTGCAGGAACTCGCCCTGCCCGGAATCCTTCCGCCGAGTGCGGAAATTTCGATCACCCTTCTCTCCCTCGAGGAAATGGAAGAGCAGAACAGGCTTCACAGGGGACTTTCCGAACCGACGGACGTCCTTTCTTTTCCCCTGTGGGAGGAAGACGGGGAGTTCCGCCCTGAAAAGGGAATGCCCGTTCTTCCCCTTGGGGACATCGTCATCTGCCCGGAGTACGTGCGGATGAACGCCCCCTCGGAACAGGCCTTTCTCGAAGAAATGGCCCTGATGGTCGCCCACGGCTTCCTTCACCTGTTGGCCTGGGACCACGACACCGACGAAGGGAGAACGGCCATGGAAGCAGCCCAGGAAAAAATCCGCCGGGCCCTCCTCGATGCCGTGAAGGCCGGCGAAGGGAGCGTGGAGAAGTGA
- a CDS encoding glycine--tRNA ligase subunit alpha has translation MNFQEIIFRLERFWAEQGCVIQQPYDIEVGAGTMNPATCLRVLGPEPWRVGYVEPSRRPTDGRYGENPNRLQHYYQYQVIIKPAPANIIDLYLQSLAALGIEPAAHDIRFVEDDWESPTVGAWGLGWEVWLDGMEVTQFTYFQQVGGIDMDLVPAEITYGIERIAMFVQKVENVYDLQWVDDVKYGDIHHKGEVEYSHYNFEIADTKMLFQLFGMYEAEAMRVLDKGFVLPAYDYVLKCSHTFNLLDARNAISVTERTGYIGRIRMLAGKCCAAYAAQRRAMNHPFRGKFGPESARR, from the coding sequence GTGAATTTCCAGGAAATCATCTTTCGCCTCGAACGGTTCTGGGCGGAGCAGGGATGTGTCATCCAGCAGCCCTACGACATAGAGGTCGGAGCGGGGACCATGAACCCGGCCACTTGCCTCAGGGTCCTCGGCCCCGAGCCGTGGAGGGTGGGCTACGTGGAGCCGTCCCGCAGACCCACCGACGGAAGGTACGGCGAGAACCCCAACCGCCTTCAGCACTACTACCAGTACCAGGTGATCATCAAGCCGGCTCCCGCCAACATCATCGATCTCTATCTCCAGAGCCTCGCCGCCCTGGGCATCGAGCCCGCCGCCCACGACATCCGGTTCGTGGAGGACGACTGGGAATCCCCCACCGTGGGGGCCTGGGGGCTTGGCTGGGAGGTCTGGCTCGACGGCATGGAGGTCACCCAGTTCACTTACTTCCAGCAGGTGGGCGGCATCGACATGGACCTCGTGCCCGCGGAGATCACCTACGGCATCGAGCGCATCGCCATGTTCGTCCAGAAGGTGGAGAACGTCTACGACCTCCAGTGGGTGGACGACGTGAAGTACGGCGACATCCACCACAAGGGGGAAGTGGAGTATTCCCACTACAACTTCGAGATCGCCGACACGAAGATGCTCTTCCAGCTTTTCGGCATGTACGAGGCCGAGGCCATGCGCGTCCTGGACAAGGGCTTCGTCCTTCCCGCCTACGACTACGTCCTGAAATGCTCCCACACCTTTAACCTTCTTGACGCCAGGAACGCCATCAGCGTCACCGAGCGAACGGGGTATATCGGCAGGATCAGGATGCTTGCGGGCAAGTGCTGCGCCGCCTACGCCGCCCAGAGGCGGGCAATGAACCATCCCTTCCGCGGGAAATTCGGCCCCGAATCGGCCAGGAGGTAA
- the glyS gene encoding glycine--tRNA ligase subunit beta: MVLKNILLEIGTEEIPSRFLPDTLAFLEKTARDDLSAARIGFKSLSAFATPRRIALLVRDADERQRDMVSTFKGPAWNAAFDVNGNPTRAAHGFAKSRGVSIEQLTPVEVDGVRYTCAEVSEPGGLTLDILPELLPGLIRKLVFPKNMYWDDPTVRFARPIRWILAMADRKAIPFEYGGIRSGNSTVGHRFMGARKIVITDAADFMDKLYDNYVILDQDKRRQKMLAGIASLEKDLDGSVELDPEVINENLYLVEYPVPFFGSFSRKYLEMPEEVLTTSMKKNQKYFSVRGKNGKLLPYFVGVSNNLASNMEVVREGNERVLKARLEDAAFFWGEDLKNPLAANVERLKNIVYQEKLGSLHDKVMTTRELALWLCGEMGMSDLVPVVDRAAFLAKADLVTNMVYEFPELQGVMGREYALRNGEPERVARALYDQYLPKAAGNELPGDVPGAVLGLAERTHVIVSCHKVGLEPSGSQDPYGLRRAARCINEIIWGLGLDVDVSRLAGQSMKLLSASPETGEKVLAFLSQRLLMQVKEKGFGHELAALAISVTGHRPLQVLRFLDVFSKLQGVEWFSNLINSAVRVRNIISKSGEEAGTVDPALFVKDAESALHGEIQRILPLVDGAMEKQDWNGLAGYLAELSPFVTAFFDDVLVMDPDERIKSNRIALLSMCSALFRKVGDVSVLKGA; encoded by the coding sequence ATGGTGCTGAAAAACATCCTTCTCGAAATCGGAACCGAAGAAATTCCATCCCGTTTCCTGCCGGACACGCTCGCATTCCTCGAGAAGACCGCCAGGGACGACCTTTCAGCCGCAAGGATAGGCTTCAAGAGCCTTTCCGCCTTCGCCACGCCCCGCCGGATCGCCCTCCTCGTGCGGGACGCCGACGAACGGCAGCGCGACATGGTCAGCACTTTCAAGGGGCCGGCATGGAACGCCGCCTTCGACGTCAACGGCAACCCCACCAGGGCGGCCCATGGCTTCGCCAAGAGCAGGGGCGTCTCCATCGAGCAGCTCACCCCCGTGGAAGTGGACGGCGTGCGCTACACCTGCGCCGAAGTCTCCGAGCCCGGGGGCCTGACCCTTGACATTCTTCCCGAGCTTCTTCCGGGTCTCATCAGGAAACTCGTCTTCCCCAAGAACATGTACTGGGACGACCCCACGGTCCGCTTCGCCAGGCCCATCAGGTGGATCCTCGCCATGGCGGACAGGAAGGCCATCCCCTTCGAGTACGGCGGAATCAGGAGCGGAAATTCGACGGTGGGGCACCGCTTCATGGGCGCCCGGAAAATCGTCATCACCGACGCGGCGGACTTCATGGACAAGCTCTACGACAACTATGTCATCCTCGACCAGGACAAGCGCCGCCAGAAGATGCTCGCCGGCATCGCCTCCCTTGAAAAAGACCTGGACGGCTCCGTGGAGCTCGACCCCGAGGTCATCAACGAGAACCTCTATCTGGTGGAGTATCCCGTGCCCTTCTTCGGCTCCTTCAGCAGAAAGTACCTGGAGATGCCCGAGGAAGTGCTCACCACCTCCATGAAAAAGAACCAGAAGTACTTTTCTGTGCGGGGAAAGAACGGCAAACTTCTTCCCTACTTCGTGGGCGTAAGCAACAACCTGGCTTCCAACATGGAGGTGGTCCGGGAGGGCAACGAGCGGGTCCTCAAGGCCCGCCTCGAGGACGCGGCCTTCTTCTGGGGCGAAGACCTGAAGAACCCTCTCGCCGCCAACGTGGAACGACTGAAGAACATTGTCTACCAGGAGAAGCTCGGCTCCCTCCACGACAAGGTCATGACCACCAGGGAGCTGGCCCTCTGGCTCTGCGGGGAAATGGGCATGAGCGACCTCGTCCCTGTGGTGGATCGGGCGGCATTCCTCGCCAAGGCCGACCTTGTCACCAACATGGTCTACGAATTCCCCGAACTCCAGGGAGTCATGGGGAGGGAGTACGCTCTCCGCAACGGCGAGCCCGAACGAGTGGCCCGGGCCCTCTACGACCAGTACCTTCCCAAAGCGGCGGGCAACGAGCTTCCCGGCGACGTGCCGGGAGCCGTCCTCGGCCTCGCCGAGCGGACCCACGTCATCGTGAGCTGCCACAAGGTGGGCCTCGAGCCCAGCGGCTCCCAGGACCCCTACGGCCTCCGCCGGGCCGCCCGGTGCATCAACGAGATCATCTGGGGCCTCGGGCTCGACGTGGACGTCTCCAGACTGGCGGGCCAGTCCATGAAGCTCCTGTCCGCCTCCCCTGAGACAGGTGAGAAGGTCCTCGCCTTCCTTTCCCAGCGCCTGCTCATGCAGGTCAAGGAAAAGGGCTTCGGCCACGAACTTGCCGCCCTCGCCATATCCGTCACAGGACACAGACCTCTCCAGGTTCTCCGGTTCCTGGATGTCTTCTCGAAACTCCAGGGGGTGGAATGGTTCTCTAACCTGATCAACTCGGCGGTGCGGGTGCGGAACATCATCTCCAAGAGCGGGGAAGAGGCGGGAACAGTGGACCCGGCCCTTTTCGTGAAGGATGCGGAAAGCGCCCTCCACGGCGAGATTCAGAGAATTCTTCCCCTCGTGGATGGAGCCATGGAAAAACAGGACTGGAACGGCCTCGCGGGGTATCTGGCGGAACTTTCCCCCTTCGTCACCGCTTTCTTCGACGATGTCCTTGTCATGGATCCCGATGAAAGAATAAAATCAAACCGGATAGCCCTTCTTTCCATGTGCAGCGCCCTCTTCCGCAAGGTGGGGGACGTGAGCGTGCTCAAGGGAGCCTGA
- a CDS encoding DNA repair protein RecO translates to MSDTVPQGLVRQSGVVLRRDANPEGNISLYLLLKGIGPVWVSAPGAGRGRVRFGGGAEPLSWGNFNLYKGTRRFYLKSVDVKEDFWSLRAAPVKLRALLEWDRLLCLHLVPGLPCDELVALFYWSSILVREGADPLAVEWRFLRKWLEAWGLAPSLVFCLSCGKPLGDAFWKAEGLDCPECARQNGGACLPDSRRKRLIAAAECPFDEVKRLFPPSENDREFWNDSCKRMKNMFEYQK, encoded by the coding sequence GTGAGCGATACCGTTCCCCAGGGGCTCGTCCGCCAGTCGGGGGTCGTTCTGCGCCGGGATGCGAACCCCGAGGGGAACATCTCGCTCTACCTCCTTCTCAAGGGCATCGGCCCGGTCTGGGTTTCCGCCCCGGGTGCGGGAAGGGGGAGAGTCCGGTTCGGCGGAGGAGCGGAACCTCTGTCGTGGGGCAACTTCAATCTTTACAAAGGAACGAGAAGGTTTTATCTTAAGTCGGTGGACGTGAAGGAGGATTTTTGGTCTCTCCGGGCTGCGCCCGTAAAACTTCGGGCGCTTCTGGAATGGGATCGGCTGCTCTGTCTTCATCTCGTTCCCGGACTTCCCTGCGATGAACTGGTCGCCCTTTTTTACTGGTCCTCCATCCTGGTCAGGGAAGGAGCGGACCCCCTGGCAGTAGAGTGGCGCTTTCTCCGCAAATGGCTGGAAGCCTGGGGGCTGGCGCCATCGCTGGTATTCTGCCTGTCCTGCGGGAAGCCCCTCGGCGATGCCTTCTGGAAGGCGGAAGGGCTCGACTGCCCGGAATGCGCCCGTCAAAACGGAGGGGCCTGCTTGCCTGACAGCCGACGAAAACGGCTGATCGCGGCGGCGGAATGTCCCTTCGACGAGGTGAAGCGACTCTTCCCGCCTTCCGAAAACGACAGGGAATTCTGGAATGACAGCTGCAAAAGGATGAAGAACATGTTTGAATATCAGAAATGA
- a CDS encoding cytidine deaminase codes for MTSLNLDPFRTLWPEDYPPAEGLLLAAEEARALAYAPYSRFSVGAALLVEGRSDFVTGCNVENASYGLSLCAERNAAGTLAASGGGKPLAVAIAGAAGEPCLPCGACRQFLAEFNPSMLVVLREGAGTAVLSLAALFPVPFLLEREPRS; via the coding sequence ATGACCTCCCTGAACCTGGATCCCTTCCGTACCCTCTGGCCGGAAGACTATCCGCCCGCGGAAGGCCTTCTCCTGGCGGCGGAGGAGGCCCGTGCCCTGGCCTACGCCCCGTATTCCCGGTTTTCCGTGGGGGCCGCCCTTCTCGTGGAGGGCCGGTCAGACTTTGTCACAGGGTGCAACGTGGAAAACGCCTCTTACGGCCTCTCCCTCTGCGCCGAGCGGAACGCCGCCGGGACCCTCGCTGCTTCGGGCGGAGGCAAACCTCTTGCCGTGGCCATAGCGGGGGCGGCAGGGGAGCCGTGCCTTCCCTGCGGGGCCTGCAGACAGTTCCTCGCGGAGTTCAACCCCTCCATGCTGGTTGTCCTCAGGGAAGGTGCCGGGACGGCGGTCCTCAGCCTGGCAGCTCTGTTTCCCGTGCCCTTCCTTCTCGAAAGGGAGCCCCGGTCATGA
- a CDS encoding HDIG domain-containing metalloprotein, which translates to MTEQYPLFRTSGVLILIVFALSIVLLRWVLTDRVNGFVLGEPSPRSYFALYPMSYRDDDGTRVLRSRVGETVAGVLVRDGAAMDRLIVKIEAMAKGDVASLSLSPGLTELLESLPEDGRKKILTEAARISSDFLKSAGGDTVPLTPAPELIWKEIEKLSLPMEENNVIFQILDEILHPLTRIDNDLTETLRGELAESLQPVERTVAPGDVLIEKGQTVTPQVARILKMQGYSQMTFPWKQILFALLALPFWPLWVLLQTTFRPSARQNIPWLYLSFVVGLSWVVEYFSSMFNVQGMGSLFLAGCAYLTLPPGLALPVVMGGSILGGIVVTGLSALHVVLVSLMGIISSLAGYHLLREVHSRGHLWRQLFLLGLIQAGVGLFIRWAFDLGIYPELLLYLLLGNAGWSTLVIAVLPLLENTFDVLSPLRLMELSHPSNPLLKKLQIEAPGTYHHSLMLGTLAEVVADKLGMNSNLLKAGAYFHDIGKLRRPQFFVENQMGNVNIHDELKPSLSALVIIAHIREGLELAEEYHLPEMIRAFIAEHHGTTCLSYFYRKARRMGLSVPRDQFCYPGPRPRTRETGLLMLVDSIEAAVRAEMRASTSVPDLEKTIEGVVEAKLSEGQLDDIDFTIRDLAVIRQTLLYAFQSMYHTRKVKEIQDKDQLEQKLNKQEEESIEGSLASR; encoded by the coding sequence GTGACGGAGCAGTATCCCCTTTTCCGCACATCCGGCGTGCTCATCCTCATCGTCTTCGCCCTGTCCATCGTCCTTCTGCGCTGGGTCCTCACCGACAGGGTCAACGGATTTGTCCTCGGGGAACCCTCCCCCCGGTCGTACTTCGCCCTCTACCCCATGAGCTACCGCGACGACGATGGTACCCGGGTGCTCCGCTCCCGGGTGGGGGAGACCGTGGCGGGAGTGCTCGTGAGGGACGGCGCGGCCATGGACCGCCTCATCGTCAAGATCGAGGCCATGGCTAAGGGAGACGTCGCCTCCCTTTCCCTGTCGCCCGGCCTCACCGAGCTGCTGGAGAGCCTGCCCGAGGACGGCCGGAAGAAGATCCTCACCGAGGCCGCCAGGATCAGCAGCGACTTTCTCAAGAGCGCCGGCGGCGACACCGTGCCCCTGACTCCCGCTCCGGAGCTTATCTGGAAGGAAATAGAGAAACTTTCCCTCCCCATGGAGGAGAACAACGTCATCTTCCAGATTCTCGACGAGATCCTCCATCCTCTCACCCGAATTGACAACGACCTTACCGAGACCCTCCGGGGCGAGCTCGCCGAATCCCTCCAGCCCGTGGAGCGGACCGTGGCTCCCGGAGACGTGCTCATCGAAAAGGGGCAGACTGTGACCCCCCAGGTGGCCCGAATACTCAAAATGCAGGGATATTCCCAGATGACTTTTCCCTGGAAGCAGATTCTCTTTGCCCTCCTCGCCCTTCCCTTCTGGCCCCTCTGGGTGCTTCTGCAGACCACCTTCAGGCCGTCGGCCAGGCAGAACATCCCCTGGCTCTACCTGTCGTTCGTCGTGGGGCTGAGCTGGGTGGTGGAGTACTTTTCGTCCATGTTCAACGTCCAGGGAATGGGCAGCCTTTTCCTCGCCGGATGCGCCTACCTCACCCTGCCTCCCGGGCTCGCCCTTCCCGTGGTCATGGGGGGAAGCATCCTCGGGGGCATCGTGGTCACAGGGCTCTCGGCGCTGCACGTGGTGCTCGTCTCCCTCATGGGGATCATCAGCTCCCTGGCGGGCTACCACCTGCTGCGGGAAGTCCATTCCAGGGGGCACCTCTGGCGGCAGCTTTTTCTTCTGGGCCTGATCCAGGCGGGAGTGGGGCTCTTCATCCGGTGGGCCTTCGACCTCGGCATCTATCCCGAGCTGCTCCTCTACCTTCTTTTGGGCAACGCCGGGTGGAGCACCCTGGTCATCGCCGTTCTTCCCCTGCTGGAGAACACCTTCGACGTTCTCTCGCCCCTCCGCCTCATGGAGCTCAGCCACCCGTCCAACCCCCTGCTCAAAAAGCTCCAGATCGAGGCGCCGGGAACCTACCACCATTCCCTGATGCTCGGAACCCTGGCGGAGGTTGTAGCGGACAAACTCGGCATGAACTCCAACCTGCTCAAGGCGGGAGCCTATTTCCACGACATCGGCAAGCTCCGGCGCCCCCAGTTCTTCGTGGAGAACCAGATGGGCAATGTGAACATCCACGACGAACTCAAGCCGTCCCTCTCGGCGCTGGTGATCATCGCCCACATCCGGGAAGGCCTTGAACTGGCGGAGGAGTACCACCTGCCGGAGATGATCCGCGCCTTCATTGCGGAGCATCACGGCACCACCTGTCTCTCCTACTTCTACAGGAAAGCCCGGAGAATGGGCCTTTCCGTCCCTCGGGACCAGTTCTGCTATCCCGGTCCCCGTCCCCGGACGAGGGAAACGGGCCTGCTCATGCTCGTGGATTCCATAGAGGCGGCGGTGAGGGCCGAGATGAGGGCCTCCACTTCCGTCCCCGACCTTGAGAAGACCATCGAGGGTGTGGTGGAGGCGAAGTTGTCCGAAGGCCAGCTCGACGACATCGACTTCACCATCCGCGACCTGGCCGTGATCCGGCAGACGTTGCTTTATGCGTTCCAGTCAATGTATCATACTCGGAAGGTCAAGGAGATTCAGGACAAGGACCAGCTCGAACAGAAACTGAACAAACAGGAGGAAGAATCAATTGAAGGTTCACTTGCGTCTCGATAA
- the era gene encoding GTPase Era has product MTNGGTPFRSGITALVGRPNVGKSSLINRLIAYKASIVSDKPQTTRNVIRCVYNGDGFQIVFTDTPGIHLPKHALGRAIVDAAVASMNDANLVCYVVEASDRSVGPEDEEILACLEKADTPILLVVNKCDSRKDKDLPDRVAALYGARVSLAGAAAVSAKTGRGIPELVSMIVKHLPEGPPFYDEDIFVDRPEKFIASEIIREKVLRLTHEEVPHSAAVEIEEYKSPDEYPDREVLFIRATIYVEREGQKRIIIGDKGTRLREIGRLARLEIQALTGHRVYLDLWVKVRSDWRRSESDLRKLGIKEQSP; this is encoded by the coding sequence ATGACGAACGGCGGCACTCCCTTCCGGTCGGGCATCACGGCTCTCGTCGGGCGGCCCAACGTGGGCAAGTCGTCCCTCATCAACCGCCTGATCGCCTACAAAGCCTCCATCGTCTCCGACAAGCCCCAGACAACCAGGAACGTGATCCGCTGCGTCTACAACGGCGACGGCTTCCAGATCGTCTTCACCGACACGCCGGGGATCCACCTGCCGAAGCACGCTCTCGGCAGGGCCATCGTCGATGCCGCCGTGGCATCCATGAACGACGCCAACCTCGTCTGCTATGTGGTGGAGGCCTCGGACCGGTCCGTCGGACCGGAGGACGAAGAGATCCTTGCCTGCCTTGAAAAGGCGGATACCCCCATCCTGCTGGTGGTCAACAAGTGCGACAGCCGGAAGGACAAAGACCTCCCGGACAGAGTTGCGGCCCTCTACGGGGCCAGGGTTTCCCTGGCCGGCGCCGCGGCGGTATCCGCGAAAACGGGCAGGGGCATCCCCGAGCTTGTTTCCATGATCGTGAAGCACCTTCCCGAAGGGCCTCCCTTTTACGACGAGGACATCTTCGTCGACCGGCCGGAGAAGTTCATAGCCTCGGAGATCATCCGGGAGAAGGTCCTCCGGCTTACCCACGAGGAGGTTCCCCACAGCGCGGCGGTGGAAATCGAGGAGTACAAGAGCCCCGACGAATACCCCGACCGGGAGGTTCTCTTCATCAGGGCGACCATCTACGTGGAACGGGAGGGGCAGAAGCGGATTATCATCGGCGACAAGGGGACCCGTCTCCGGGAGATCGGCCGCCTCGCCCGGCTGGAGATCCAGGCCCTTACCGGCCACAGGGTTTACCTCGACCTCTGGGTGAAGGTCCGTTCGGACTGGCGCAGATCCGAGTCGGATCTCCGGAAGCTGGGGATCAAAGAACAGTCGCCGTGA
- a CDS encoding hemolysin family protein — protein sequence MNVPLTESILLLILLLALSAFFSASETAITSSGRGKILALIERYPYQKRFFDWLLLDIQRALTIVLISNNLVNIAASAVATSLAIMLLGQSGLIVSVGVMTVLIVVFGEIFPKSVAIVRSDVVLAYSLPLLRLLDIILAPFLWVMLHVVNGLGVIFKVDLKARHPFVTREEFEQMVNMGEESGALEEVERKMIHGIISFEETRVYEIMVPRTDMDAVSSDATVCEAMRIFQEHGHSRVPVFDESPDDIVGILYVKDTIPSLLEGDLSVPVSSIMRQALFVPESMRVVELFNTMKGRHVHMAIVVDEYGGVAGIATLEDLLEEIVGEIQDEYDKEKPTLLPEEDGSYLVQGHLGLEDLSDFLGSSFESEDAESLGGLVLSISGDFPSPGEKVHYTSHSDAKVWEIEVLEVEDHRIKLLRLRPKGKGFFFPEGGE from the coding sequence GTGAACGTGCCGCTCACGGAGTCGATCCTCCTGCTGATTCTGCTGCTCGCCCTCTCCGCGTTTTTCAGTGCCTCGGAGACGGCCATCACGTCCTCCGGCCGGGGGAAAATTCTGGCCCTTATCGAGCGCTACCCCTACCAGAAGCGATTCTTCGACTGGCTGCTCCTGGATATCCAGAGAGCCCTCACTATCGTCCTCATATCGAATAATCTGGTGAACATCGCCGCCAGCGCCGTGGCCACGTCCCTGGCCATCATGCTCCTGGGCCAGAGCGGACTCATCGTGTCCGTCGGTGTCATGACGGTGCTCATTGTGGTCTTCGGCGAGATTTTCCCCAAGAGTGTGGCCATCGTCCGGTCTGATGTCGTCCTCGCGTACTCCCTGCCGCTGCTCAGGCTGCTCGATATCATTCTCGCCCCCTTCCTGTGGGTCATGCTCCATGTGGTCAACGGTCTCGGGGTGATCTTCAAGGTGGACCTCAAGGCGCGGCACCCCTTCGTCACCAGGGAAGAATTCGAGCAGATGGTCAACATGGGCGAGGAGTCGGGCGCCCTGGAGGAAGTGGAGCGGAAGATGATCCACGGCATCATCTCCTTCGAGGAGACCCGGGTCTACGAAATCATGGTCCCCCGAACGGACATGGACGCCGTTTCCTCCGATGCCACCGTGTGCGAAGCCATGCGTATCTTCCAGGAGCACGGCCACAGCCGGGTTCCTGTCTTCGACGAAAGCCCCGACGACATCGTGGGCATTCTTTACGTCAAGGACACCATCCCCAGCCTCCTTGAGGGAGACCTTTCCGTGCCCGTATCGTCCATCATGCGCCAGGCCCTCTTTGTCCCCGAAAGCATGAGGGTGGTGGAACTCTTCAACACCATGAAGGGGCGCCATGTCCACATGGCCATCGTGGTGGACGAATACGGCGGCGTGGCGGGCATCGCCACCCTCGAGGACCTGCTCGAGGAGATCGTGGGCGAGATCCAGGACGAGTACGACAAGGAAAAACCCACCCTTCTCCCCGAGGAGGACGGATCCTATCTCGTCCAGGGGCACCTCGGTCTCGAAGACCTCAGCGACTTTCTCGGCTCGTCCTTCGAGTCCGAGGATGCCGAGAGCCTCGGCGGGCTGGTCCTCTCCATCTCCGGGGATTTCCCCTCCCCCGGGGAGAAGGTCCATTACACGTCCCATTCGGACGCCAAAGTCTGGGAGATCGAGGTCCTCGAGGTGGAGGACCACAGGATCAAGCTGCTCCGGCTCAGGCCGAAGGGAAAGGGCTTCTTCTTCCCGGAGGGCGGGGAATGA